A stretch of Campylobacter gracilis DNA encodes these proteins:
- a CDS encoding Crp/Fnr family transcriptional regulator, which produces MIDRLNNDYSEKFDFLSRERIAKFRRESYARGDVIYAQKFKFIILLRGRAKLNCYENGKEFIFSFIRSGAYVCLDKNTSLEILSDCETLQINISELFGLLGDEFASSIINALIKNIYSQRILIKEIVFAKIQTRILNFLNRIANADKIVELPFNIMTLASLLGAPRQNVSQAITKLVNDKKIVKLKGNRIKIL; this is translated from the coding sequence ATGATAGATAGATTAAATAACGATTACAGCGAGAAATTCGACTTTTTAAGCAGGGAGCGGATTGCCAAATTTAGGCGCGAAAGCTACGCTCGCGGCGACGTGATCTACGCGCAGAAGTTTAAATTTATCATTCTGCTGCGCGGTAGGGCGAAGCTAAACTGCTACGAAAACGGCAAGGAATTTATCTTTAGCTTCATAAGAAGCGGCGCCTACGTCTGCTTGGATAAAAACACGAGCCTTGAAATTTTAAGCGACTGCGAGACGCTGCAAATCAATATCTCGGAGCTTTTCGGGTTGCTCGGAGATGAGTTTGCAAGCTCGATCATAAACGCGCTTATCAAAAATATCTACTCGCAACGGATCTTGATAAAAGAGATCGTCTTTGCGAAAATCCAGACGCGGATTTTAAATTTTTTAAACCGCATCGCAAACGCAGATAAGATCGTGGAGCTTCCCTTTAATATAATGACGCTGGCAAGCCTGCTCGGCGCGCCTCGCCAAAACGTCTCCCAGGCGATTACGAAGCTCGTAAATGACAAAAAGATCGTGAAATTAAAAGGAAATAGAATTAAAATTTTATAG
- a CDS encoding sodium-dependent transporter codes for MTKHKFSSRWAFIIACVGSAVGMANVWGFPYKLGTNGGGAFLLIYVFFVALFSYVGLSAEYAIGRRAKTGTLGSYEYAWKSRGLGAIGKVIGWLPLAGSMCIAVGYAVIIAYVLKALVQAIDGSLMSENTDTWFNSFALTPYSVVPYHCIIVAGTLLTLFFGAKSIEKTNKIMMPLFFVLFAILAVRVATLQGAAGGYAFLFGADFTKLADPMVWISAMGQAFFSLSITGSGMIVYGAYLSKDEDVVSAAKNTALFDTLAAMVAALVMIPAVFAYGMDPAAGPKLLFVTLPKILQDMAGGRIFAVILFTAVIFGGISSLQNMFEVVAESLMHKFPRLSRAFTLALLCAICLGAGLGMEAISSWGPWMDFVSIYIIPIGAVIGAISWFWVIKRNEILDEINLGAERIRGKLWYDIGRFVYVPLALLLCIIALSMHISF; via the coding sequence ATGACAAAACACAAATTCTCATCGCGTTGGGCTTTTATCATCGCTTGCGTGGGCTCCGCCGTAGGTATGGCAAATGTCTGGGGCTTCCCTTATAAACTCGGCACAAACGGCGGCGGCGCATTTTTGCTAATTTACGTTTTTTTCGTAGCGCTGTTTTCATACGTAGGCCTAAGCGCCGAATACGCGATCGGTCGCCGCGCCAAAACAGGCACGCTAGGCTCATACGAATACGCGTGGAAAAGCCGTGGACTGGGCGCTATCGGTAAGGTTATCGGCTGGTTGCCACTTGCCGGTTCGATGTGTATCGCAGTGGGCTATGCCGTCATCATCGCCTACGTTTTAAAAGCGCTAGTTCAAGCCATAGACGGCTCGCTAATGAGCGAAAATACCGATACGTGGTTCAACTCTTTTGCCCTGACGCCCTACTCCGTGGTACCTTATCACTGCATAATCGTCGCAGGCACGTTGCTGACGCTGTTTTTCGGCGCCAAAAGCATCGAAAAAACGAATAAAATTATGATGCCGCTATTTTTCGTGCTATTTGCAATTTTAGCGGTTAGGGTTGCGACGCTGCAAGGCGCTGCGGGCGGATATGCCTTTCTTTTCGGCGCTGATTTTACTAAGCTAGCAGATCCGATGGTTTGGATTTCTGCGATGGGACAGGCGTTTTTCTCGCTATCGATTACGGGCTCAGGGATGATCGTCTATGGCGCGTATCTATCCAAGGACGAAGATGTCGTATCTGCAGCGAAAAATACCGCGCTATTTGACACGCTAGCCGCAATGGTAGCTGCGCTAGTGATGATCCCTGCAGTATTTGCTTATGGAATGGATCCTGCGGCGGGGCCTAAGCTACTTTTCGTAACTCTGCCTAAAATTTTACAAGATATGGCAGGCGGTAGAATTTTTGCGGTGATTTTATTTACCGCCGTGATTTTTGGTGGAATTTCATCGCTTCAAAATATGTTCGAAGTAGTCGCCGAATCGCTAATGCATAAGTTTCCAAGGCTAAGCCGCGCCTTCACGCTTGCGTTATTGTGCGCGATCTGCCTTGGTGCGGGCCTTGGTATGGAAGCGATAAGCTCATGGGGGCCATGGATGGATTTCGTATCAATTTATATCATTCCGATCGGAGCGGTAATCGGAGCGATATCGTGGTTTTGGGTAATTAAACGGAATGAAATTTTAGATGAGATCAATCTGGGCGCAGAGAGGATTCGCGGCAAGCTCTGGTATGATATCGGGCGCTTTGTCTATGTTCCGCTGGCGCTACTTTTATGCATAATCGCGCTTAGTATGCATATTTCGTTTTAA
- the hutX gene encoding heme utilization cystosolic carrier protein HutX: MKERIEALFAQNPKISIAQICKELGAKEIDVLLNLPERFGKSAGGDKFGEVIRELESWGEVLFVKNTPSFIIEFKTKIPSGKSAQGYYNFGMGANGDEAHGLGILGGHLKTDEIDKIILVTQTFMGMLSKFVGFYDKAGENIFKIYVSRDEKGQLLAEQDAKFEALKAAI; the protein is encoded by the coding sequence ATGAAAGAGAGAATCGAGGCGCTGTTCGCGCAAAACCCTAAAATTTCGATCGCGCAGATCTGCAAGGAGCTCGGCGCCAAGGAGATCGACGTGCTGCTAAACCTGCCCGAGCGCTTCGGAAAGAGCGCTGGCGGCGATAAATTCGGCGAGGTCATTAGGGAGCTTGAGAGTTGGGGCGAGGTGCTTTTTGTAAAAAATACGCCGAGCTTCATCATCGAGTTTAAAACCAAGATCCCAAGCGGCAAGAGCGCGCAGGGATATTATAATTTCGGCATGGGCGCAAACGGCGATGAGGCGCATGGGCTGGGCATTTTAGGAGGTCATCTAAAGACGGATGAGATCGATAAGATCATCCTTGTGACGCAGACTTTCATGGGGATGCTCTCGAAATTCGTGGGCTTTTACGACAAGGCGGGCGAGAATATCTTTAAAATTTACGTCTCGCGCGATGAGAAAGGACAGCTGCTAGCCGAGCAAGACGCGAAATTTGAAGCGCTAAAAGCCGCGATTTAG
- a CDS encoding disulfide bond formation protein B — translation MNRLILKIYAWQNTATPWFWLFVISAGYLAVSYFFFQCYIFMSPTQTSALVRLGFAVAGVGALIGLLLPFSFITRLIAYALGFAGAIYGYLQSSAPHPAADTANCLAAPAFPFAAPLDSLLPELFRPASCTGTPSFPAGTALSEVQSFFGGFYGEGFYLVPNIKFADAAQCAQVAFAAFAVVLVVMFVGFLYGRFTRSF, via the coding sequence TTGAATAGATTGATCTTGAAGATTTATGCGTGGCAAAATACTGCTACGCCGTGGTTTTGGCTCTTTGTGATAAGCGCAGGCTATCTTGCGGTATCGTATTTTTTCTTTCAGTGCTACATTTTTATGTCGCCTACGCAGACGAGCGCCCTCGTGCGTCTGGGCTTTGCCGTAGCGGGCGTGGGCGCGCTTATCGGCTTATTGCTGCCGTTTAGCTTCATAACAAGGCTCATTGCTTACGCGCTTGGCTTTGCGGGCGCGATATACGGCTATTTACAAAGCTCCGCGCCGCACCCCGCCGCAGATACCGCAAATTGCCTCGCAGCGCCCGCATTTCCTTTTGCGGCACCGCTTGATAGTCTGCTACCGGAGCTATTTCGCCCCGCAAGCTGCACAGGCACCCCGTCCTTCCCCGCAGGCACCGCGCTTAGCGAAGTGCAGAGTTTTTTTGGCGGATTTTATGGCGAGGGATTTTATCTGGTGCCGAACATTAAATTTGCAGACGCGGCGCAGTGCGCGCAGGTAGCGTTTGCGGCATTCGCGGTTGTTTTAGTCGTGATGTTTGTGGGCTTTTTATACGGCAGATTTACGAGAAGTTTTTAA
- a CDS encoding molybdopterin-dependent oxidoreductase yields MKRRDFLKAGILGASAASASRIEGVTQTIFDNKKVFGANRFGPFWLNLNSSQIVSVSDFEGDKFPNTMNYSLPDNIQNENRVLYPMVRKSYLKAKGAAKSELRGKEEFVRVSWDVALDLAAKALKENFDKYGAEAIYGECYWWGGSGKIGWGRTVAHRMLKILGGYVEESGDYSTGAGLVIMPHVLGSSAVYDAPTTWKAIVKNAKNVVFWATDPAVTNQISSIPPTHDGYIGMQELKKSGIKTYSVNVMRNDTARYFGSEDIIVRPNTDTALIIGMCHYLFTNNLYDEEFIKKYTVGFNKFKAYFLGESDKIVKDAAWASKICGLSEEAIAKFATALAKEPSTILIGRGLQRADHGEQPFWALVALNAMLGHIGKEGLGFEFSLGYDSAGATNKVAPILKGLSTRIDEKYENTGSAPWKSAKNITIPSSRSIEALEHPGKQIDYDGTKIKLPHMRVAYMACGSMFTRHQDVNNIVKQWRKLDTVITAEPYWTSTAKLSDIVLPVAVEVERNDINQTGATGEYIVAYRPAIEPMGESKSDFWICEQICKRWGYGEVFSEGKDELGWMKEFYADAVEQAKGLNITMPSFEEFYDKGFVRFEKDDESSALYTRLAAFRENPAKNRLGTPSGKIELYSPVIAKMGYADCPPMPTWIEPKEWLGDAKKTAKYPIHIVSPHSRYRLHSQLNNSIIRNFAEVSGREPVLINPKDAEARGLANGDIVRVFNDRGEILAGVLITDIVPERVAAICEGAWYDPEVWGEKSLCQHGCVNVLTFDKGTSSLAQSNSAHTVLAQIEKFKGEIKPIQAFSKPKILQSL; encoded by the coding sequence ATGAAAAGGCGAGACTTTTTAAAGGCGGGGATTTTAGGCGCAAGCGCGGCAAGCGCTAGCAGGATCGAAGGGGTAACGCAGACGATTTTTGATAACAAAAAGGTATTCGGCGCAAATAGATTCGGCCCTTTTTGGCTAAATTTAAACTCGTCGCAGATCGTTTCGGTAAGCGATTTCGAAGGCGATAAATTTCCAAATACGATGAACTACAGCTTGCCCGATAATATCCAAAACGAAAACCGCGTGCTCTATCCGATGGTACGCAAAAGCTATCTGAAGGCAAAAGGCGCGGCAAAGAGCGAACTACGCGGCAAAGAGGAGTTCGTGCGCGTTAGCTGGGACGTAGCGCTTGATCTAGCGGCGAAGGCTTTGAAAGAAAATTTCGACAAATACGGCGCCGAGGCGATCTACGGCGAGTGCTACTGGTGGGGCGGTAGCGGCAAGATCGGCTGGGGACGCACCGTAGCGCACCGAATGCTTAAAATTTTAGGCGGCTACGTAGAGGAAAGCGGCGATTACTCCACCGGCGCAGGGCTCGTCATCATGCCTCACGTGCTAGGCTCAAGCGCCGTTTACGACGCGCCTACTACGTGGAAAGCGATTGTTAAAAACGCCAAAAACGTCGTATTTTGGGCGACCGATCCTGCGGTAACTAATCAAATTTCATCCATTCCGCCTACGCACGACGGCTACATCGGCATGCAAGAGCTTAAAAAATCGGGCATCAAAACCTACAGCGTAAACGTGATGAGAAACGACACCGCGCGCTACTTCGGCAGCGAAGATATCATCGTGCGCCCAAATACCGACACCGCGCTCATCATCGGCATGTGCCATTATCTGTTTACGAACAACCTCTACGACGAGGAATTTATCAAAAAATACACAGTCGGATTTAATAAATTTAAAGCGTATTTTCTAGGCGAGAGCGATAAAATCGTAAAGGACGCCGCTTGGGCGAGCAAAATTTGCGGGCTTAGCGAGGAGGCTATTGCGAAATTTGCTACGGCGCTTGCAAAGGAGCCGAGCACGATTTTAATCGGTCGCGGTTTGCAACGTGCCGATCACGGCGAGCAGCCTTTCTGGGCGCTCGTGGCGCTTAATGCGATGCTGGGACATATCGGCAAGGAGGGGCTCGGCTTTGAATTTAGCCTGGGCTACGACTCTGCTGGCGCTACGAATAAGGTGGCTCCGATTTTAAAGGGACTTAGCACGCGCATAGATGAGAAATACGAAAACACGGGCTCTGCGCCTTGGAAAAGTGCGAAAAATATTACCATCCCGTCTTCTCGCAGTATCGAGGCGCTGGAGCATCCGGGCAAGCAGATTGACTACGACGGCACCAAGATCAAGCTGCCGCATATGAGAGTCGCGTATATGGCGTGCGGATCGATGTTTACGCGCCATCAAGACGTGAACAATATCGTCAAGCAGTGGCGTAAGCTCGACACCGTTATCACCGCCGAGCCATACTGGACGAGTACGGCGAAGCTTAGCGATATCGTGCTTCCGGTGGCCGTCGAGGTCGAGCGCAACGACATCAACCAAACCGGCGCTACGGGCGAATACATAGTCGCTTACAGGCCCGCAATCGAGCCGATGGGCGAGAGCAAGAGTGACTTTTGGATCTGCGAGCAGATCTGCAAGCGCTGGGGATATGGCGAGGTCTTTAGCGAGGGCAAGGACGAGCTAGGCTGGATGAAGGAATTCTACGCCGATGCCGTAGAGCAAGCCAAAGGTCTAAATATAACGATGCCTAGCTTCGAGGAATTTTACGACAAAGGCTTCGTGCGCTTTGAAAAGGACGACGAGAGCAGCGCGCTATATACGCGCCTTGCGGCATTCCGCGAAAATCCCGCCAAAAACCGCCTCGGCACGCCGTCTGGTAAGATCGAGCTTTACTCGCCCGTAATCGCTAAGATGGGCTATGCTGACTGCCCGCCGATGCCTACTTGGATCGAGCCGAAAGAGTGGCTGGGGGATGCGAAAAAGACGGCGAAGTATCCGATCCACATCGTAAGCCCGCACTCTCGCTACCGCCTGCACAGCCAGCTAAACAACTCGATCATCAGAAATTTCGCCGAGGTTAGCGGCAGAGAGCCGGTGCTGATAAATCCAAAAGATGCCGAAGCTCGCGGGCTTGCGAACGGCGACATTGTGCGCGTTTTCAACGACCGCGGCGAAATTTTAGCGGGCGTGCTCATCACCGACATCGTACCCGAGCGCGTCGCAGCGATCTGCGAGGGCGCGTGGTACGATCCCGAGGTTTGGGGCGAGAAGAGCCTCTGCCAGCACGGCTGCGTAAACGTGCTTACGTTTGATAAGGGCACGTCAAGTCTCGCGCAAAGCAACTCGGCTCATACTGTGCTAGCGCAGATTGAGAAATTTAAGGGAGAGATTAAACCTATACAAGCGTTTAGTAAACCTAAAATTTTGCAGTCGCTATAA
- a CDS encoding molybdopterin guanine dinucleotide-containing S/N-oxide reductase has translation MKRRNFLKLGAAVSALPLIPSSMLAADKLTALKKNGEILTAARWGILKASVKNGKIVKSAPWKIISKIPNTLQNTMADLVYNTRIKAPMVRKSYLADPDNPKPELRGLDEWVEVKYEDAIKLVARELKKTREQKGADSVFAGSYGWQSTGNVHVSRTLLHRFMNLTGGFTGVTGDYSTGAAQVIMPHVTGSNQVYEQQTSWPVVLENSKVVVFWGLNPISTLRVAWTSSDEQGFKYFEQLKNSDKEIIIIDPIKTVSGKYFEGKARWIAPRPNTDVAMMLGMAQHLYSQGKYDKEFLQNYTVGFEKFVPYLTGQSDGAAKTPEWASEICGISADVIKELAIKFYENRTMIMAGWGIQRAHHGEQAHWMIVTLCAMLGQIGLAGGGFGFSYHYANGGAPTCAGGVIGGMNAASVGIVKDGKFLGLAQDQKQGGEAAQAWLVNTAKVAFPLARIADALLNPGKTIDANGAKITYPKIDFIYWVGGNPIVHHQDTNTNIKAWRKPRTIVVNEIYWTPTAKMADIVFPTTTQYERNDITMSGDYSNMHIIPMKQVVAKQHGAKDDYQIFTDLCKAYADGLAEVYTDGGKTEMDWIKEFYKGAAGAVNANTALGIQMPSFEQWWEKNEPTEFYETPESAAYVSFEDFRNDPVLEALGTPSGLIEIYSDTIEAMNYKDCGAHPMWFEPVEWLGMKDKPAKFHLLSLHPLDRLHSQQSNTSNRKRYAIADREPVLINTEDAKELGIKQGDLVRVYNARGEILAGANVSDDIMRGVVQIFEGAWYDPNAEGLCKNGNPNVLTIDLPTSELANGNIAHTALVDIELYKHKAGEDIKLTAFMPPKGAK, from the coding sequence ATGAAAAGACGAAATTTTTTAAAGCTCGGCGCGGCGGTCTCGGCGCTTCCGCTCATCCCAAGCTCGATGCTTGCGGCGGATAAACTTACTGCGCTTAAGAAAAATGGCGAAATTTTAACCGCGGCGCGGTGGGGAATTTTAAAAGCGAGCGTAAAAAACGGCAAGATCGTAAAATCCGCGCCGTGGAAGATCATCTCTAAAATTCCAAATACGCTTCAAAATACGATGGCGGATCTCGTTTATAACACGCGCATCAAAGCGCCGATGGTGCGAAAATCATATCTCGCCGACCCAGATAATCCTAAGCCGGAGCTTCGCGGACTTGACGAATGGGTCGAGGTAAAATATGAAGACGCGATCAAACTCGTCGCGCGCGAGCTTAAAAAGACGCGCGAGCAAAAGGGCGCGGACTCGGTGTTTGCCGGCAGCTATGGCTGGCAAAGTACGGGCAACGTGCATGTCTCAAGGACGCTACTTCATAGATTTATGAACTTAACCGGCGGCTTTACGGGCGTCACGGGCGATTACTCTACGGGCGCAGCTCAGGTCATCATGCCGCACGTAACGGGCTCAAATCAGGTCTATGAGCAGCAAACCTCGTGGCCGGTGGTGCTTGAAAACTCCAAAGTAGTGGTCTTTTGGGGGCTAAATCCGATCTCTACGCTTCGCGTGGCGTGGACGAGCTCGGACGAGCAGGGATTTAAGTATTTCGAGCAGCTAAAAAACAGCGACAAAGAGATCATCATCATCGATCCAATCAAAACCGTAAGCGGCAAGTATTTCGAAGGCAAGGCGCGATGGATCGCCCCTCGCCCTAACACCGACGTAGCGATGATGCTAGGCATGGCGCAGCACCTCTATTCGCAGGGCAAGTATGATAAGGAATTTTTACAAAATTACACCGTGGGCTTTGAAAAATTCGTGCCGTACCTCACGGGGCAGAGCGACGGCGCGGCTAAGACGCCGGAGTGGGCTAGCGAAATTTGCGGCATTAGCGCGGATGTGATAAAAGAGCTTGCGATAAAATTTTACGAAAACCGCACGATGATAATGGCGGGTTGGGGTATCCAGCGCGCTCATCACGGCGAGCAGGCGCACTGGATGATCGTGACTTTGTGCGCGATGTTAGGACAGATCGGACTTGCGGGAGGCGGCTTTGGCTTTAGCTACCACTACGCTAACGGCGGCGCGCCTACCTGCGCGGGCGGCGTGATTGGCGGAATGAACGCGGCAAGCGTCGGCATCGTTAAGGACGGCAAATTTTTAGGGCTTGCGCAGGATCAGAAGCAAGGCGGCGAAGCAGCCCAAGCATGGCTAGTAAATACGGCGAAGGTTGCCTTTCCTTTAGCTCGTATCGCGGACGCGCTACTAAATCCTGGCAAGACGATCGACGCGAATGGCGCAAAGATCACCTATCCGAAGATCGACTTCATCTACTGGGTCGGCGGAAATCCTATCGTGCATCATCAAGACACCAACACCAACATAAAAGCTTGGCGCAAGCCGCGCACCATCGTAGTGAATGAAATTTACTGGACGCCGACTGCGAAGATGGCGGACATTGTGTTCCCGACCACTACGCAGTACGAGCGCAACGACATTACGATGAGCGGGGACTACTCCAATATGCATATCATCCCGATGAAGCAGGTCGTCGCCAAGCAACACGGCGCGAAGGACGATTATCAAATTTTTACCGACCTTTGCAAGGCTTACGCAGACGGGCTTGCCGAAGTCTATACGGACGGCGGCAAAACGGAGATGGACTGGATCAAAGAATTTTACAAAGGGGCGGCTGGCGCCGTAAACGCAAACACCGCTTTAGGCATACAGATGCCGAGCTTTGAGCAGTGGTGGGAGAAAAACGAGCCGACGGAATTTTACGAAACGCCGGAGAGTGCTGCATACGTGAGCTTTGAGGATTTTAGAAACGATCCCGTTTTGGAGGCTTTGGGAACGCCTAGCGGGCTGATTGAAATTTACTCCGATACGATAGAGGCGATGAACTACAAAGACTGCGGCGCGCATCCGATGTGGTTTGAGCCCGTCGAGTGGCTCGGGATGAAGGATAAGCCTGCGAAATTTCACCTGCTCAGCCTGCATCCGCTTGATCGCTTGCATTCGCAGCAGAGCAACACTTCAAATCGCAAGAGATATGCCATTGCGGATCGCGAGCCGGTGTTAATAAATACCGAGGACGCTAAGGAGCTCGGCATCAAGCAGGGCGATCTGGTGCGCGTGTATAACGCTCGCGGCGAAATTCTAGCAGGAGCCAACGTAAGTGACGACATAATGCGCGGCGTGGTGCAGATATTTGAAGGCGCGTGGTACGATCCTAACGCCGAAGGGCTTTGCAAAAACGGAAATCCGAACGTACTTACGATCGATCTTCCTACGAGTGAGCTTGCCAACGGCAACATCGCGCATACGGCGCTGGTAGATATCGAGCTTTATAAACACAAGGCGGGCGAGGATATCAAACTAACCGCGTTTATGCCGCCTAAAGGGGCGAAGTAG
- a CDS encoding DUF805 domain-containing protein — translation MTFMESVQTCVKQKYAAFSGRASRSEYWWFFLFTVLGGIVLSLIDGVLGTTIGYNQIIAGKIVHQEIGIIDALFQLAMLVPAIAVSVRRLHDTDRSGWFFLLILTPIVGAFFGDIGLLVSFVGWIVLLVFFVQRGDSGSNRFGYDPL, via the coding sequence ATGACTTTTATGGAGTCTGTGCAAACTTGCGTAAAGCAAAAATACGCCGCATTTAGCGGGCGAGCATCGAGGTCGGAGTACTGGTGGTTTTTTCTATTTACCGTGCTTGGCGGGATTGTTTTGAGCTTGATAGATGGCGTTTTAGGCACTACGATAGGGTACAATCAAATAATAGCCGGCAAAATAGTCCATCAAGAAATCGGCATTATAGATGCGCTTTTTCAGCTAGCTATGCTCGTGCCAGCCATCGCCGTATCAGTCAGGCGACTACATGACACCGATAGAAGCGGCTGGTTTTTTCTGCTTATTTTAACGCCGATCGTGGGTGCTTTTTTCGGCGATATCGGGCTTTTGGTATCATTTGTGGGTTGGATAGTGCTGCTTGTGTTTTTCGTGCAGCGCGGCGATAGCGGGTCCAATCGCTTCGGATACGATCCACTATGA
- a CDS encoding TM2 domain-containing protein, whose protein sequence is MGEDIWGSSSNPASLASIRRKSGEEKKPLDEKPQAQPENLDLTQEALAADDTSEQNSTAQNSIEQNSAFTKQNFIPQNSAEQNLAFAAQGLDEENSILRDSAATGSGEQDSNGKDLNSTKNAASSQNFVEQNSTWQNLASLNSDRINSTQSSTRAYDLNKAYVFYMFLGPFGAHRFYLGRIISAIFQLLGGLPFLIWLFLVVVTVMWTSIEGNDLLALINSSRPDLGVQASDLKDIEQGFFHFMVIFSVPNVLFLIWLVSDFFRLPDMVRKLNVSVGVGDITYLYADDVMECGESLSNAETALYVAFGLEVLSAVSGYIKNADKAGALQGIGIILVICLAVGLYFLARAIRSTDLLSNAAIAGVFSTISALIIVFIGFGLFKPSVFALCVSCVCMLVYLIYRLLISKELYDCSGEKDYLRAFYVIATTEMITLVLAILGSQLLVLVSTIGQVVAAVLNISAVYATKGVTASKGGYNLANLAYHVRQMNRREF, encoded by the coding sequence ATGGGCGAAGATATTTGGGGTAGCAGCAGTAATCCTGCGTCGCTAGCCAGTATAAGACGTAAAAGCGGCGAAGAAAAAAAGCCTCTGGACGAGAAACCACAGGCGCAACCTGAGAATTTAGATTTAACGCAAGAAGCTCTTGCGGCGGATGATACTAGCGAGCAAAATTCCACGGCTCAGAATTCTATAGAGCAAAATTCCGCTTTTACAAAACAGAATTTCATACCACAGAATTCTGCGGAGCAAAATTTAGCTTTTGCAGCTCAAGGCTTGGATGAAGAAAATTCTATTTTGCGAGATTCTGCCGCGACAGGTTCTGGCGAGCAAGATTCTAACGGCAAAGACTTGAATTCTACCAAGAATGCTGCGAGCTCACAGAATTTTGTAGAGCAGAATTCCACTTGGCAAAATTTAGCTTCCTTAAATTCCGATAGAATTAACTCTACGCAAAGCTCAACTAGGGCTTACGATCTAAATAAGGCCTACGTATTTTATATGTTCCTCGGGCCTTTCGGCGCGCATAGATTTTATCTTGGGCGTATAATCTCCGCGATTTTTCAGCTTTTAGGCGGGCTGCCATTTCTCATCTGGCTTTTTTTAGTAGTGGTTACTGTCATGTGGACGAGTATAGAAGGTAACGATCTGTTGGCGCTTATAAACTCGTCTCGTCCGGATTTGGGCGTGCAAGCATCAGACCTAAAGGATATAGAGCAGGGCTTTTTTCATTTTATGGTTATTTTCTCGGTGCCTAATGTTTTGTTTTTAATCTGGCTTGTTAGCGACTTTTTTAGGTTGCCTGATATGGTGCGAAAGCTAAATGTATCCGTAGGTGTGGGAGATATTACCTATCTTTATGCGGACGATGTTATGGAATGTGGCGAGAGTCTATCTAATGCCGAAACCGCTCTTTATGTAGCATTTGGACTTGAGGTACTAAGTGCAGTGAGTGGATATATTAAAAATGCGGACAAGGCTGGTGCACTACAAGGTATCGGGATTATTTTGGTAATATGTTTAGCTGTAGGGCTATATTTTTTAGCGCGCGCAATACGCAGCACGGATTTGCTATCAAATGCTGCGATTGCTGGAGTTTTTTCGACTATAAGTGCGTTAATCATCGTATTTATAGGCTTTGGGCTTTTTAAGCCTTCTGTCTTTGCACTGTGTGTTTCTTGCGTGTGCATGTTGGTATATTTGATTTATCGGTTATTAATTAGCAAGGAGCTTTATGATTGTAGTGGCGAGAAAGACTATTTGAGAGCGTTTTATGTTATCGCGACTACGGAGATGATAACTCTAGTTCTTGCGATACTTGGCTCGCAGCTTTTAGTTCTAGTATCCACCATAGGTCAGGTTGTCGCAGCAGTTCTAAATATTTCAGCGGTTTACGCCACCAAGGGGGTTACCGCTTCAAAAGGTGGCTACAATCTAGCGAATCTGGCGTATCACGTAAGGCAGATGAATAGGCGGGAGTTTTAG
- the tpx gene encoding thiol peroxidase, translating into MPTVTFQGKPVELSGQEINLGDRAPQVRLVAQDLSEIEIASGKHVQIIVAVPSLDTPVCATEARKFNERAASLPNTEVIVVSMDLPFAMGRFCTTEGIKNLRVASDFRDKEFCRRYGTLIASGALAGLSARAIFVIDTAGVVVYKELVSDIASEPDYDAALDFAELVARNSCSN; encoded by the coding sequence ATGCCAACAGTAACTTTTCAAGGAAAGCCTGTAGAGCTAAGCGGGCAAGAGATAAATCTAGGCGATCGCGCGCCGCAAGTGCGCTTAGTAGCCCAAGATCTAAGCGAAATCGAGATCGCTAGCGGCAAGCACGTGCAAATCATCGTCGCCGTGCCGTCGCTAGATACGCCCGTCTGCGCGACGGAGGCACGTAAGTTCAATGAGCGCGCTGCATCACTTCCTAACACCGAAGTAATCGTCGTTTCGATGGATTTACCGTTTGCGATGGGGAGGTTTTGCACGACTGAGGGGATCAAAAATCTACGCGTTGCAAGCGATTTCCGCGATAAGGAATTTTGCCGCCGCTACGGTACCCTCATCGCCAGCGGCGCATTGGCAGGTCTTAGCGCCAGAGCGATCTTCGTCATAGATACCGCAGGCGTTGTGGTTTATAAAGAGCTCGTAAGCGACATAGCCTCTGAGCCCGACTACGACGCAGCGCTAGATTTTGCAGAGCTCGTCGCTCGCAACAGCTGCTCTAACTGA